From the Lathyrus oleraceus cultivar Zhongwan6 chromosome 4, CAAS_Psat_ZW6_1.0, whole genome shotgun sequence genome, one window contains:
- the LOC127135096 gene encoding uncharacterized protein LOC127135096, whose protein sequence is MNQQNQGPGVPSNVPMKRKRGRPRKEENVIHGVHKPENMLNFNQSASIMNNSDSGMLGKMVTGVIEAAFNDGYLVNVKVADSDSFLRGVVFLPDQVTPVTAENDVAPHVQMIKRKDFPIPMPMPNPQANEIHVSLPTLHSIEPQIPAPFPGVRVLSPTEVHSGISVPPGISQAEHVNQSNSLKSDMECDKTVEQSDKLHHELDASTQVEESRADPRPASETMNLFPTIENTHNELRNEHQDFPSMSHLNELVHNEPNNSNIELNLVPVSAEPESMPSEQHNNKSVDIFAEKQTLPETLLQEDATKTRPVSIDTLSNVDNFSISNGKPSTGIANILDLVPNHAVETNQHESMQFEHIGESDPSDIKLSSEGCNFMEKNDPQNDVNKVDFDHPIEESLVDAVPSENQIGAGT, encoded by the coding sequence ATGAACCAACAGAATCAAGGGCCTGGCGTTCCATCAAATGTTCCAATGAAACGAAAACGCGGCCGGCCACGAAAAGAAGAGAATGTAATTCATGGAGTGCATAAACCTGAGAATATGTTGAACTTCAATCAATCAGCCAGCATAATGAACAATTCCGACAGTGGAATGTTAGGGAAGATGGTCACTGGTGTCATTGAAGCAGCATTCAATGATGGATATCTTGTTAATGTTAAAGTCGCAGATTCTGATTCTTTTTTGAGAGGCGTAGTGTTTCTTCCTGATCAAGTTACTCCAGTTACCGCAGAAAATGATGTGGCCCCTCATGTTCAAATGATCAAAAGAAAAGACTTTCCGATTCCAATGCCAATGCCAAACCCTCAGGCTAATGAAATACATGTTTCTCTTCCCACATTGCATTCTATTGAGCCACAAATACCGGCGCCTTTTCCTGGCGTGCGCGTTCTATCACCGACCGAGGTTCATTCTGGCATCTCAGTTCCACCAGGCATATCGCAGGCGGAGCATGTAAATCAGTCTAACTCTCTCAAATCCGACATGGAATGTGACAAAACTGTTGAACAAAGTGATAAGTTGCATCACGAACTCGATGCGTCGACACAGGTAGAAGAATCCCGTGCTGATCCACGGCCTGCATCCGAAACCATGAACCTGTTTCCAACAATTGAAAACACTCATAACGAGCTAAGAAATGAACATCAAGATTTTCCTTCCATGAGTCATTTGAATGAGCTGGTTCATAACGAACCGAATAATTCAAATATTGAACTCAACTTGGTTCCCGTATCTGCTGAACCAGAATCCATGCCATCCGAACAACATAATAATAAATCTGTTGACATTTTTGCGGAGAAACAGACCTTGCCAGAAACACTTTTACAAGAAGATGCAACAAAGACAAGACCTGTTTCTATCGATACTTTGAGCAACGTCGATAACTTCTCAATCTCAAACGGAAAACCAAGTACCGGTATTGCTAATATTCTTGATCTGGTACCGAATCATGCAGTTGAGACCAACCAACATGAATCCATGCAATTTGAGCATATTGGTGAGTCTGATCCTTCTGACATCAAGCTTTCATCTGAAGGATGTAACTTCATGGAGAAGAATGATCCTCAAAACGACGTCAATAAGGTCGATTTCGATCATCCTATAGAAGAATCTTTAGTGGATGCAGTTCCTTCTGAAAACCAGATTGGAGCAGGCACTTGA